One genomic region from Flagellimonas oceani encodes:
- a CDS encoding glycosyltransferase — MQKITVKPGAKLVDYKAYGSLYSSVLDFTEQSKEPIESLKGRTIWMINSTAIGGGVAEMLPSQMRILRELGVSIEWLVIEAKKEAFFDLTKRIHNAIHGSGNGIFTTEDRKIYEEVNRNNLSKALELINDGDIVVVHDPQPMPLAAMIKKEKNVSIIWRCHIGLEEDTDVTDAVWKFLEPYTNDYDHFVFSLPSYVPKPLKNRTSIIPPAIDPLSHKNRELQLHKCIGILYQSGVLDDHKAILYHRYENLVRRVMPDGSFDVLDAGKNLDLIYRPIVTEISRWDRLKGFKELMEAFIKMKMDNRKYGDPKSLEYKRIEMTLLVMGGPDPAFVSDDPEGKEVLKELTETYKKVDSSMQNDIAILLLPLDNPKENALIVNALQRSSSIIVQNSIQEGFGLTATEAMWKRKPVLVSNAAGLKFQVVHNKTGQINPDPTDIESLSKTLAYMLNHPKERDKWGFNGQLRVIQNFTLFSQLLSWLGTLAANKA, encoded by the coding sequence ATGCAAAAGATTACTGTAAAGCCGGGCGCCAAACTTGTGGATTACAAGGCGTACGGCTCCCTCTACTCCTCTGTTCTTGATTTTACGGAGCAATCCAAAGAACCTATTGAATCGCTTAAAGGCCGAACCATTTGGATGATCAATTCCACCGCCATTGGTGGCGGGGTCGCCGAAATGCTACCAAGCCAAATGAGAATATTGCGCGAACTTGGCGTCTCCATTGAATGGCTTGTTATTGAGGCAAAAAAAGAAGCCTTTTTCGATTTGACCAAACGTATACATAATGCCATTCACGGAAGTGGCAACGGCATTTTTACGACAGAAGACCGGAAAATATATGAGGAAGTCAACAGGAACAACCTATCCAAGGCCCTGGAACTGATAAATGACGGGGACATTGTTGTGGTACACGACCCCCAACCCATGCCCTTGGCGGCCATGATCAAAAAAGAGAAAAATGTTTCCATTATTTGGAGGTGCCACATTGGACTTGAAGAGGATACCGACGTTACGGACGCGGTTTGGAAGTTTCTGGAACCCTACACCAACGATTACGACCATTTTGTATTCAGTCTTCCCTCCTACGTTCCAAAACCGTTAAAAAATAGAACTTCCATTATACCTCCGGCAATCGATCCATTGAGCCATAAAAACCGGGAACTGCAATTGCACAAATGCATTGGTATCCTATATCAATCCGGGGTGTTGGACGACCATAAGGCCATACTGTACCACAGGTATGAAAATTTGGTCAGAAGAGTTATGCCGGACGGTTCTTTTGATGTGTTGGATGCAGGCAAAAATTTGGATTTGATCTACCGTCCCATAGTTACCGAAATTTCAAGATGGGACCGTCTGAAAGGTTTTAAGGAATTGATGGAAGCCTTCATCAAAATGAAAATGGACAACCGAAAATATGGCGACCCAAAAAGTCTGGAATATAAACGTATTGAAATGACCTTACTGGTCATGGGCGGTCCCGACCCTGCATTCGTATCGGACGATCCTGAAGGCAAGGAGGTACTAAAAGAACTTACCGAAACATACAAAAAAGTGGATAGCAGTATGCAAAATGATATTGCAATTTTGCTGTTGCCATTGGACAACCCCAAAGAAAATGCATTGATCGTAAATGCACTTCAGCGTTCATCCAGCATTATTGTACAGAACTCCATTCAAGAGGGATTCGGACTTACGGCAACGGAAGCGATGTGGAAAAGAAAACCTGTTCTGGTTTCCAATGCGGCAGGACTCAAGTTTCAAGTGGTCCATAATAAAACGGGGCAAATAAATCCAGACCCTACGGATATCGAAAGCCTGTCCAAGACCTTGGCCTATATGCTCAATCACCCTAAAGAAAGAGATAAATGGGGTTTTAATGGTCAACTCAGAGTTATTCAGAATTTCACCCTGTTCAGTCAATTGTTATCATGGCTTGGAACGTTAGCAGCAAACAAAGCATAA
- the folE gene encoding GTP cyclohydrolase I FolE: MKLEETLEEQYEERGNDHVGSSSADTPMRDDAFVLSEDEKIERIQENVREIMLTLGLDLDDDSLQGTPKRVAKMYVKEIFGGLHPDRKPKSSTFDNKYKYGEMLVEKNIVVYSTCEHHLLPIVGRAHIAYISNGTVVGLSKMNRIVDYFAKRPQVQERMNIQIVKELQNVLGTDDVACVIDAKHLCVNSRGIRDIESSTVTAEYGGKFKEEATRREFLDYINLDTEF; encoded by the coding sequence ATGAAACTTGAAGAGACTTTGGAAGAGCAATACGAAGAAAGAGGAAACGATCATGTTGGATCTTCATCCGCCGATACTCCCATGAGGGATGATGCCTTTGTTTTGAGCGAGGATGAAAAAATCGAAAGAATACAGGAAAATGTAAGGGAAATTATGTTGACCCTTGGCCTTGACCTGGATGACGACAGCTTGCAGGGCACCCCAAAACGCGTTGCCAAAATGTACGTTAAGGAAATCTTTGGTGGATTGCATCCCGATAGAAAACCAAAATCCTCTACGTTCGACAACAAGTACAAGTACGGTGAAATGTTGGTGGAAAAGAACATCGTGGTCTACTCCACTTGCGAGCACCACTTGTTGCCAATCGTTGGGCGGGCCCACATTGCCTACATTTCCAACGGAACCGTGGTCGGGCTTTCCAAAATGAACCGTATCGTGGATTACTTTGCAAAGCGTCCGCAAGTTCAGGAACGTATGAACATCCAGATAGTAAAAGAGCTTCAAAATGTGTTGGGAACGGATGATGTGGCCTGCGTTATCGATGCCAAGCACCTTTGCGTAAACTCAAGGGGAATACGCGATATTGAAAGTAGCACCGTAACTGCCGAATATGGCGGAAAGTTTAAAGAAGAGGCTACAAGAAGGGAGTTTCTGGACTACATCAACCTGGATACCGAATTTTAA
- the yidD gene encoding membrane protein insertion efficiency factor YidD: protein MKKILIAPFVLLVRFYQLFISPMLPSTCRYSPTCSQYTLEALKKHGLFKGGWLSIKRIASCNPWGGSGYDPVP from the coding sequence ATGAAGAAAATTTTGATAGCCCCATTTGTTTTGCTGGTCAGATTTTACCAACTTTTTATCTCCCCCATGCTTCCCTCCACATGTCGCTACTCCCCTACCTGTTCACAATATACGTTGGAAGCTCTAAAAAAACACGGACTGTTCAAGGGCGGGTGGCTTTCCATCAAGCGCATCGCCAGTTGTAACCCATGGGGCGGAAGCGGTTACGACCCCGTACCCTGA
- the lgt gene encoding prolipoprotein diacylglyceryl transferase translates to MYFLGFDWNPEGTLFKLGFIQIKYYNLLWIAAFVLGWFIMKKIFLNEKKSMEKLDSLFIYTVVSIMLGARLGHVFFYDWDYYKDHLAEILLPIRENANSDLFGIINGYEFTGFTGLASHGATIAAIIGIWLYCRKWKDIKMLWLLDRLVIPSAIGAAFVRFGNFFNSEINGKVVDKSYFLATRFIRDSDDMPAYQAMALTKEQTPNAAYKAIQHNPEFTEILQSIPYRHPAQLYEGFCYVFVFIALYLLYWKTDWKNKPGFLFGLFMVLLFVVRFFVEFYKKSQGGFEEALGMLSTGQWLSIPMILIGVYFMIKPEPVEL, encoded by the coding sequence ATGTATTTTCTCGGATTTGATTGGAACCCCGAAGGAACCCTATTTAAATTGGGTTTCATACAGATAAAATATTATAACTTATTGTGGATCGCGGCCTTTGTTCTGGGCTGGTTCATCATGAAGAAAATCTTCCTGAACGAAAAGAAATCCATGGAAAAACTGGATTCCCTTTTCATTTACACCGTAGTTTCCATTATGCTAGGTGCCCGATTGGGACACGTTTTCTTTTACGATTGGGACTACTACAAGGACCATTTGGCGGAAATCCTATTGCCTATTAGAGAAAATGCCAACAGCGACCTTTTTGGCATCATAAACGGTTATGAGTTTACCGGGTTTACCGGTTTGGCTAGCCATGGCGCCACGATTGCAGCGATTATTGGTATTTGGTTGTATTGCAGAAAATGGAAGGACATTAAAATGTTGTGGCTTTTGGACAGGTTGGTGATTCCGTCCGCCATTGGAGCTGCATTCGTAAGGTTCGGTAATTTTTTCAATTCCGAAATCAATGGAAAAGTAGTGGACAAGTCCTATTTTCTGGCCACAAGGTTTATTCGCGATTCGGATGATATGCCTGCCTATCAAGCTATGGCACTGACAAAGGAACAAACTCCCAATGCAGCCTACAAAGCGATACAGCACAACCCGGAATTTACGGAAATTCTACAATCCATACCATACCGTCACCCAGCACAATTATATGAAGGCTTCTGCTACGTTTTTGTGTTCATAGCACTTTATCTTTTGTATTGGAAAACAGATTGGAAGAACAAACCGGGCTTTCTTTTTGGACTTTTTATGGTCTTATTGTTCGTGGTCCGCTTTTTTGTGGAATTTTACAAAAAAAGTCAAGGCGGATTCGAAGAAGCGTTGGGCATGCTTTCCACAGGGCAATGGCTCAGTATCCCGATGATACTTATCGGTGTTTATTTTATGATAAAACCGGAACCTGTAGAGCTATAG
- a CDS encoding T9SS type B sorting domain-containing protein, whose amino-acid sequence MFKALTKILIPLLFWQVAYGQVAQDCFDAVPICSNTPINGGTNGFGTDDFNGASSSGCLEQTTTGAIESNSAWYRFTTAEAGQLGFNIGHNSNEDWDFALYRASDCGNLGEPVRCNFFDNSENTSFVGVGEDPTGNGSSVHYEDWLQVEAGEDYYLFINNFSNVNSGFSIQFTGNIWVDHPNSALDCSIINNLLGPPIAACEGDNVVLDATTSGAINYEWYSDTGSGYQLIAGVNSATYNVQNTGQYRVVVTTSTENIVSDVQVGFNELPVTGSLSDETFCHQGDVTFDLHTKNTEALAGQDPDDFVISYHSSPSDAESGSHPLDPQFELTGGSETIYVRTTSLANPDCYDASQSFVLNAVETPVLNFADQAVICETVGSIEIGETQPDLNYTYQWSSGEQTPYITVSQGGQYTLMVTNQSNGMICEASRTVFVEMSTMPQISSIDIQDMSANNTVTIHTVSNGMYEYSLDDGDFQVSNVFEGVPPGIHTVRMQDPYGCGVVEEDIVVVGYLAIFSPNGDVMNETWQIEGLSTLNSPIVTIYDRYGKLIKQMNEFDSGWDGSFQGKPLPSTDYWFKLSYVDDNGNRTFAKYIQSHFSLRR is encoded by the coding sequence ATGTTTAAAGCCTTGACCAAGATCTTAATACCATTGTTATTTTGGCAAGTTGCCTATGGGCAAGTTGCTCAGGATTGTTTTGATGCCGTTCCCATATGCAGCAATACGCCCATTAATGGCGGAACCAATGGTTTTGGTACAGATGATTTTAACGGGGCGTCCTCCAGCGGTTGTTTGGAACAGACCACTACCGGAGCCATTGAATCCAATTCGGCATGGTATCGGTTTACCACGGCGGAAGCAGGCCAGTTGGGTTTCAACATAGGCCATAATAGTAACGAGGATTGGGATTTTGCACTTTACCGCGCAAGCGATTGCGGCAATCTGGGCGAACCTGTACGATGCAATTTTTTTGATAATAGCGAGAACACCAGTTTTGTCGGTGTGGGGGAAGATCCTACCGGCAATGGGAGTTCGGTACATTATGAGGATTGGCTGCAAGTTGAGGCGGGGGAGGACTACTATCTTTTCATCAATAATTTTAGCAATGTAAATTCAGGATTTTCCATCCAGTTTACAGGAAATATTTGGGTGGACCATCCCAATAGTGCCTTGGATTGTTCCATTATCAACAATTTATTGGGCCCGCCCATTGCAGCTTGTGAGGGTGACAATGTGGTCTTGGACGCTACTACTTCAGGGGCAATCAATTATGAGTGGTACAGCGATACAGGAAGTGGATATCAATTGATTGCAGGTGTCAATAGTGCTACGTACAATGTCCAAAATACAGGACAATATCGAGTTGTGGTCACAACATCTACAGAAAACATTGTGAGCGATGTCCAAGTAGGCTTTAATGAATTGCCCGTTACAGGTTCGCTCTCGGATGAGACCTTTTGTCATCAAGGTGATGTAACCTTTGACCTACATACCAAAAACACTGAGGCATTGGCCGGACAGGACCCAGATGATTTTGTGATCAGTTATCACAGCTCACCATCGGATGCTGAATCGGGCAGCCACCCATTGGACCCACAATTTGAATTGACGGGCGGCTCTGAAACCATATATGTACGGACCACTTCTTTGGCAAACCCCGATTGTTATGATGCATCCCAAAGCTTTGTTTTAAATGCCGTGGAAACTCCGGTACTCAATTTTGCGGATCAGGCAGTGATTTGCGAAACAGTTGGAAGCATTGAAATCGGCGAAACCCAACCCGACCTCAATTACACATATCAATGGAGTTCTGGCGAGCAAACACCTTACATAACGGTTTCTCAAGGAGGGCAATATACGCTTATGGTCACCAATCAATCCAATGGAATGATTTGTGAGGCCAGTCGCACGGTATTTGTGGAGATGTCCACCATGCCGCAGATTTCCAGTATCGACATTCAGGATATGAGTGCCAACAATACGGTGACCATCCATACGGTGAGCAACGGCATGTACGAATACAGTTTGGATGACGGTGATTTTCAGGTCAGTAATGTGTTCGAAGGCGTTCCCCCGGGCATCCATACTGTGCGAATGCAAGACCCTTATGGTTGTGGTGTTGTAGAGGAGGATATTGTAGTGGTCGGATATTTGGCCATTTTTTCGCCCAACGGTGATGTAATGAACGAGACTTGGCAAATCGAGGGACTTTCTACCTTAAATTCTCCCATTGTAACGATTTATGACCGCTATGGTAAGCTCATCAAGCAAATGAACGAGTTCGATTCGGGCTGGGACGGGAGCTTTCAGGGCAAGCCATTGCCATCTACCGATTATTGGTTCAAGCTATCCTATGTTGATGATAATGGCAACCGCACTTTTGCCAAATATATACAGAGCCATTTCTCCTTGAGACGATAG
- a CDS encoding T9SS type B sorting domain-containing protein, producing MRALFSAICCFFLFQWVSAQNSPDCRTAIPVCADAPILGTTDGSGDIDDFDPEVITQTGCLEKGSVSSANIENNTAWYVFRAGTDGQIGFDIEALPVTPGSPITSEWDFALYGPFDETSNDNFCTIVGDGSAQPIRCNYEYNDTGFTGIGVNPVDGREGAPFVKSSQNTYDEWLNVQEGEIYYLYINNYNTNFDEEPESFMLTFTGSSVDEDQDNALDCTLRDEFLGFDIVACEGDPDITLSALNSPVGPSIANIIWELDADDDGTYETVLATGAGETELTVSSPNSGRYRVTIESTFGTTITDDILITFYGTPELEDVRVIDDFVNSDQTDPYNVEIVPVGDGNYEYAINGGEFQDDPVFEDVPPGINTVIINDKNGCGTTQPIEFLVVGYPKFFTPNSDGAHDNWMVYGVEELENPVVYIFDRYGKLLKQMNVNVGWDGTFNGRDMPSSDYWFRLEYGRDEDGVIVAKSVRRHFSLVR from the coding sequence ATGAGAGCTCTATTTAGCGCTATCTGTTGCTTCTTTCTATTTCAATGGGTTAGCGCGCAAAACTCACCAGATTGTAGGACAGCCATTCCTGTTTGTGCCGATGCACCTATCTTGGGAACCACTGATGGCAGTGGGGATATCGATGATTTTGACCCTGAAGTGATTACCCAAACAGGCTGTTTGGAAAAGGGGAGCGTGAGCTCTGCCAATATCGAGAACAACACAGCCTGGTATGTGTTTCGAGCGGGTACCGATGGACAGATCGGTTTTGATATCGAGGCGCTTCCGGTGACGCCCGGTAGCCCTATTACTTCGGAATGGGATTTTGCATTGTACGGACCTTTTGATGAAACCTCCAACGATAACTTTTGCACCATAGTCGGCGATGGCAGTGCACAGCCCATCCGATGTAACTATGAATACAATGATACCGGTTTTACCGGGATAGGGGTGAACCCTGTTGATGGGCGCGAAGGTGCCCCTTTTGTTAAGTCCAGCCAGAATACCTATGATGAATGGTTGAATGTACAAGAAGGTGAGATTTATTACCTGTACATCAATAATTACAATACCAATTTTGATGAGGAGCCAGAGTCCTTTATGTTGACTTTTACGGGTTCTTCCGTAGATGAAGATCAAGACAATGCCTTGGACTGTACCCTACGCGATGAATTTTTAGGGTTTGATATTGTTGCCTGTGAGGGAGACCCTGATATTACTTTGTCCGCTTTAAATTCTCCAGTTGGTCCAAGTATTGCCAATATAATCTGGGAATTGGATGCGGATGATGATGGTACTTATGAAACCGTATTGGCCACCGGAGCAGGTGAAACAGAACTAACGGTTTCCAGTCCAAATTCCGGTCGGTATCGGGTGACGATTGAATCTACGTTCGGTACCACGATAACCGATGATATTTTGATAACTTTCTACGGTACCCCTGAACTGGAAGACGTTCGGGTAATCGATGATTTTGTAAACAGTGACCAGACCGACCCGTACAATGTGGAGATTGTTCCGGTGGGCGATGGGAATTACGAATATGCCATAAATGGCGGCGAGTTTCAGGATGACCCTGTTTTTGAGGATGTCCCTCCCGGCATCAATACCGTTATCATTAATGATAAAAATGGATGCGGAACTACCCAGCCCATCGAATTTTTAGTGGTAGGTTATCCAAAATTCTTTACCCCGAACAGCGACGGTGCTCACGATAACTGGATGGTTTACGGAGTGGAGGAATTGGAAAATCCTGTAGTGTATATTTTTGACCGTTATGGAAAACTATTAAAACAAATGAATGTGAACGTTGGCTGGGACGGCACGTTCAACGGCAGGGATATGCCTTCGTCCGATTATTGGTTCCGATTGGAGTATGGCCGTGATGAAGATGGGGTTATTGTGGCGAAGTCTGTTCGCCGGCACTTTTCTCTGGTCCGATGA
- a CDS encoding ATP-binding cassette domain-containing protein, translating to MKLSNSYAILTQNNSNTEPLVQHLLRNHAVSGLTELQPLKGLLFSRSEINRYMDEEERHDIKVLAKDNEQALKTMSSGEQKKALLNYLLQQDPGFIILVNPYDNLDVATQAKLKEQLLDIASNKIVVQLVSRLDDILPNTVHFFKLDGNNLLKYDSPDAFWKENKTESISFNGTIPPPISKIDVDTKELVSFKKVSVGFDGRQVLDNIDWTIKKGEFWQLIGPNGSGKSTLLSMITGDSHKGYGQDLTIFGQKKGSGESVWDLKQKIGYYTPAITNKFRGYHSLENMIISGLHDSIGLYVLPTDSEKQLANQWLNLLNLKDRKNDHFRDLSTGDKRLVMMARAMVKHPPLLILDEPTAGLDDYNAHLFVALVNKIARESDSTIVFVSHRKEPQLEPEYIFELHPSENGSKGAVFNI from the coding sequence ATGAAGCTCTCCAACAGCTACGCCATCCTTACACAGAACAACTCCAACACCGAACCATTGGTTCAACATTTGCTCCGCAACCATGCCGTTTCTGGGTTGACTGAATTACAACCGTTGAAAGGCCTTCTTTTCTCCCGTTCCGAAATCAACAGGTACATGGACGAAGAGGAGCGACACGATATTAAAGTACTCGCCAAGGACAACGAACAAGCATTAAAAACCATGAGCAGTGGTGAGCAGAAAAAGGCATTGCTCAATTATTTATTGCAACAAGACCCAGGTTTTATCATACTGGTAAATCCGTATGACAATTTGGACGTGGCCACCCAAGCTAAACTAAAAGAGCAACTTTTGGACATTGCTTCCAACAAAATCGTGGTTCAATTGGTGAGCAGGTTGGATGATATATTGCCGAACACTGTCCACTTTTTTAAACTGGATGGAAACAACTTGCTAAAATATGATTCCCCAGATGCTTTTTGGAAAGAAAATAAAACCGAATCCATCAGTTTTAATGGAACCATCCCTCCTCCCATATCCAAGATAGATGTGGATACGAAGGAACTGGTGAGCTTCAAAAAGGTATCTGTTGGTTTTGATGGGCGCCAAGTGCTCGATAATATCGATTGGACCATCAAAAAAGGTGAATTTTGGCAACTCATTGGCCCTAATGGCAGCGGTAAATCAACGCTTTTGTCGATGATTACAGGCGACAGCCATAAAGGGTATGGCCAGGATTTGACCATTTTTGGACAAAAAAAAGGAAGCGGTGAAAGTGTCTGGGACCTCAAACAAAAAATCGGATACTACACACCTGCCATCACCAATAAATTTCGCGGCTATCACAGTCTGGAAAATATGATTATTTCCGGACTTCATGATTCCATTGGACTTTATGTGCTGCCCACCGACAGTGAAAAACAATTGGCCAACCAATGGCTGAACCTATTAAACCTCAAGGATAGAAAAAACGACCATTTTCGCGATCTCTCCACAGGAGACAAACGTTTGGTGATGATGGCCCGCGCCATGGTGAAACATCCCCCTCTGCTTATTTTGGACGAACCTACTGCCGGTTTGGATGATTATAACGCACATTTGTTCGTTGCTCTGGTAAACAAAATAGCAAGGGAAAGCGACTCCACCATTGTTTTTGTTTCGCATCGCAAAGAGCCACAGTTGGAACCGGAGTACATTTTTGAGCTCCATCCTTCGGAAAACGGCTCAAAAGGCGCTGTATTCAATATTTGA
- a CDS encoding GNAT family N-acetyltransferase, with the protein MFKYLLENQTSERLIFRKLEESDFGEWLPFYDDPKSTQYWEGLPSDPIEAARSQFDRVFERYENDLGGMNALISKETGELVGICGLLVQTVDDIEELEIGYSILPQFWLQGYAFEGAQKCKEFAFENNFADSLISIIHVDNVPSQKVAQKNGMRLDKTTTYKHNPVHIFRVNRG; encoded by the coding sequence ATGTTCAAATATCTTCTAGAAAACCAAACTTCGGAACGGTTAATTTTTCGCAAGCTCGAAGAATCAGATTTTGGGGAGTGGTTGCCATTTTATGACGATCCAAAATCCACCCAATATTGGGAAGGCCTCCCTAGTGACCCCATTGAAGCTGCCAGGTCGCAGTTTGATAGGGTTTTTGAACGTTACGAAAACGACTTGGGCGGCATGAATGCCCTTATTTCAAAAGAAACTGGTGAACTGGTCGGCATTTGCGGTCTGCTCGTACAAACCGTGGATGATATTGAGGAACTCGAGATCGGTTACTCCATTCTGCCTCAATTTTGGTTACAGGGCTATGCTTTTGAAGGCGCCCAAAAATGTAAGGAATTTGCTTTTGAAAACAATTTCGCCGATTCGTTGATCTCCATCATCCATGTGGATAATGTACCTTCCCAAAAAGTGGCTCAAAAAAATGGAATGCGCTTGGACAAAACCACTACGTACAAGCATAATCCAGTCCATATTTTTCGGGTAAACCGAGGATAA
- the cysS gene encoding cysteine--tRNA ligase — MQSYKNQTIRIHNSLTGKKDVFQPINEGHVGMYVCGPTVYSNVHLGNCRTFMSFDMIFRYFKHLGYKVRYVRNITDAGHLENDADEGEDKIAKKAKLEQIEPMEVVQRYTVDFHNTLQQFNLLPPSIEPTATGHIIEQIEIIKEILEKGLAYEANGSVYFDVVKFNEDHDYGKLSGRKLEDMITNTRELTAQDEKRNPQDFALWKKAEPQHIMRWPSPWGDGFPGWHLECTAMSTKYLGETFDIHGGGMDLKFPHHECEIAQAEASTGKSPVNYWMHANMLTLNGRKMSKSTDNNIYPAEIFSGDNTILSKPYSPSVVRFFMMQAHYTSILDLSDEALQASEKGYARLMDALDSIEKIKTGEKSDFDVAAWKQKCYDAMNDDFNTPILIAQLFEAVKHINLIKEDKETISAEDRDALANSLHAFVFEVLGVENQAMSKDDSNTLNGVMELLIDIRNEARAKKDFATSDKIRDQLVELGIQIKDGKDGTTFSVN; from the coding sequence ATGCAATCTTACAAAAACCAAACCATACGAATCCATAATTCACTTACTGGAAAAAAAGACGTATTCCAACCCATAAACGAAGGCCACGTAGGCATGTACGTCTGCGGTCCCACCGTTTACAGCAATGTACACTTGGGCAATTGCCGTACGTTTATGTCGTTTGATATGATTTTCAGGTACTTCAAGCATTTGGGGTACAAAGTGCGTTATGTCCGCAACATCACTGATGCCGGGCATTTGGAAAACGATGCGGACGAAGGTGAGGACAAGATTGCAAAAAAGGCGAAACTGGAACAGATTGAACCGATGGAGGTGGTGCAACGTTACACCGTTGACTTCCACAATACTTTACAGCAATTTAACCTTTTGCCCCCAAGTATTGAGCCGACCGCTACGGGCCACATTATAGAACAGATTGAAATCATCAAGGAAATTCTTGAAAAAGGATTGGCCTACGAAGCCAATGGTTCGGTTTATTTTGATGTGGTCAAGTTCAACGAAGACCACGATTATGGTAAATTGAGCGGCAGAAAGTTGGAGGATATGATCACCAACACCCGCGAACTAACCGCTCAGGACGAAAAAAGAAACCCGCAGGATTTTGCACTTTGGAAAAAGGCAGAACCGCAACACATTATGCGCTGGCCCTCCCCTTGGGGCGATGGTTTCCCAGGATGGCATTTGGAGTGTACCGCGATGAGCACCAAGTATTTGGGCGAAACGTTCGATATTCACGGTGGAGGAATGGACCTTAAATTCCCGCACCACGAATGCGAGATTGCGCAGGCAGAAGCGAGTACCGGAAAATCGCCTGTCAACTACTGGATGCACGCCAATATGTTAACGTTGAACGGCAGAAAAATGTCCAAATCCACGGACAACAACATTTACCCTGCCGAGATTTTTAGCGGGGACAACACTATTTTGAGCAAGCCGTACTCCCCCTCCGTAGTGCGATTTTTTATGATGCAGGCCCACTACACCAGCATCTTGGACCTTAGTGACGAAGCCTTGCAAGCTTCTGAAAAAGGATATGCCCGTTTGATGGACGCCCTTGACAGTATCGAAAAAATAAAAACAGGTGAAAAGTCGGATTTTGACGTGGCCGCATGGAAGCAAAAATGCTACGATGCCATGAACGACGACTTTAACACCCCTATTTTGATCGCGCAGTTGTTCGAGGCAGTGAAACATATCAATTTAATCAAGGAGGATAAGGAAACTATTTCTGCTGAAGATAGGGATGCTCTGGCAAATTCGCTCCATGCATTTGTTTTTGAGGTGCTGGGTGTCGAAAATCAAGCTATGTCCAAAGATGATTCCAACACGCTCAATGGGGTCATGGAATTATTGATCGATATTAGAAACGAAGCCCGTGCCAAAAAGGACTTTGCCACTTCTGATAAGATTAGAGATCAACTGGTTGAACTGGGCATTCAAATCAAGGATGGCAAGGATGGGACTACCTTTAGTGTGAATTAA
- a CDS encoding DUF192 domain-containing protein yields the protein MTKITTIALVAFTVVLASCKSETKQSIKTENVSFTKEGELSVLSSETDSIKANFDIEIAETEYETLTGLMYRKSMQEDRGMLFIQPKEAEQNFYMKNTEIPLDIIYINSGMKVVSFQKNAKPLDESSLPSKAPAKYVLEINAGLSDQLGLQVGDSISFSRN from the coding sequence ATGACTAAAATCACAACAATAGCACTAGTTGCTTTCACCGTAGTTTTGGCCTCGTGTAAATCGGAGACCAAACAATCCATCAAAACGGAAAATGTCTCCTTTACCAAAGAAGGCGAACTCTCCGTGTTATCATCGGAAACAGACTCCATAAAGGCAAATTTCGACATCGAGATTGCCGAAACCGAATATGAGACCCTAACGGGACTTATGTACCGAAAGTCCATGCAGGAAGACCGGGGCATGTTGTTCATTCAACCTAAAGAGGCGGAGCAGAATTTTTATATGAAAAATACCGAAATCCCTTTGGATATTATTTATATCAACTCTGGAATGAAGGTCGTTAGCTTTCAAAAAAATGCAAAACCGTTGGATGAAAGCAGCCTGCCTTCCAAAGCACCTGCCAAATATGTGTTGGAAATCAATGCAGGGCTTTCCGACCAATTGGGGTTGCAAGTAGGCGACAGCATCTCGTTTTCCCGTAATTAA